From Microcoleus sp. bin38.metabat.b11b12b14.051:
GAAAATCGGGCTGGGTGGAATAGACTACGGGAGAAAAAAAAATTCAGCTTCTGGCGAATGCCGAATGCTGTCTGCACAATGTCTTCGTGAGACTATCCCTGAATCCGGCGGCTCAAACTGCCGTATCTAGAAGCAAGGCGAGCTTTTCCAGCAGCAGCCCAATCTTGCAAAAATTGGATTTGCTCGCTCGCCGTTCGGGCTAAGGGCACCATCTGACTCGCTGATTCTAAAATATCATCAGTAGTAAAGTCTCGATTTTGGCTAAACCCAATGTGCATGGCTTCAATCAAAGTTTGCTCGATTTCGGCTCCTGAAAAATCAGGAGTTTCGTAAGCCAAGCGCTCTAGATCGTAGTTTTTGATGCTGTGCGATCGCAACCGCAACAAATGTACCTCAAAAATCGCCCGCCGTTCCTCCTGACTTGGCAAACCTACAAAAAATATTTCGTCAAACCTGCCTTTTCTGAGCATTTCCGGCGGCAAAGACTGAATGTTGTTCGCCGTAGCGACGACAAACACCGGCGAAGTTTTTTCAGCCAACCAAGTAATAAAAGTCCCGAACACGCGGCTGGTTGTCCCCGAATCGCCTTTACCATCCAATCCGGCAAAAGCTTTGTCAATCTCGTCAATCCACAGCACGCAGGGCGCTAGAGCTTCAGCTAGCTGAATCAGGCGTTGCTTAATCAAGGTATGAAACAAATAATTTAAAAATCCAGAAGCTTTATAGACACTGGTTTTCATGGATTGCATATTTAGCCTTTCATGCCATAAATCAGCAACGCCGAAATTTTTATGGCGATCGCAAGCTAAAACGCATCAAATCATTCGAGAATATTTGTAGTTGGATGGGATAGCGATAGCGAAGCGCTCCGTAGGAATCGCCCCTTATAAACTTGAGAAGAAGATTGTTGAGGCGATCGCATTGTCCGCTTTGCGGAACTCACAGGCATTCCCACCATCACCTTCGCGATGTTGTAGGCACTACCCCATACAGAACTCTGGCATCGGCTCGAAAAAGGTTAGTGTCTTTATTTTTTCACCAGAAGCAAAATTTGACTTTCTCAAGTCTTACTCAAGAGTATCCCAAAATTTCAAAATACAGGTGTCAAAAAATTTGTGACACTAACCAAGATATCATCTATTAGTAGATTTTAAGGTAAATAATTTGAATCATTTTGGGATGCTTTTATGGTTTACGGGCTTGATTGGCGCAGGGAAAACGACGATCGCCCTTGCTGTCATCGAAAAACTCAAAGCCGCAAATTACAAGGTAGAACTGTTAGATGGTGATGTCGTCAGAACTCATTTATCCAAGGGATTGAGTTTTAGCAAGGAAGACCGTGACACGAATATTCGCCGCATTGCTTTTGTGGGAAACTTGCTCAGTCGCAATGGTGTGATTGCGATCGTGGCTGCCATCAGTCCGTATCGATCGCTCCGCGATGAAATTCGTCAATCCACAAATATTTTTGTGGAAGTATTATAAATGCTCCATTAGAAGTCTGTGAAGCCCGCGATGTTAAGGGCTTATATGCCAAAGCGCGATCGGGAGAAATTCTTAACTTCACTGGCCTTAGCGATCCATACGAATCTCCCATCTCTCCAGAATTGATCTGTCATACCGATGTGGAGACAATTGCCCAATCTGTAGACAAGGTTTTAGATAAGATTTTAGAAAAAGTGTAGAGAGTTTCTTTGCCAATCCACCTCAATCAAGATTTACCCTTCACTAACGCAAAGCAAAAACTCACTTACGACATCGGCAGGTTGATTCAGACACTCTTGAGCGGTGAATCTGACTGTTGTTATTCCTTTTCTCAATAGAATGCGATCGCGGGCATAATCGATCTCCTTATGTCCTTTGTTCTGATCATGAATACCGTCTATTTCAAGGATGAGACACTTACCCTGATGAAAGACAAGGAAATCTAACTCAATCCTTCCGTTGAGCAGATTATTAGCAACAGTCATAGGGGAACCATCCTGACTAAATCGACCCTGGAGGTTACTGAAGAATAAGACCCCCCGTTTATCAAGTTCCTGGGCGATGTAAATCTCGACTTGAGATCCAAAATACATCCCACTCCACTCATAGGGAACCTTGACTTGGGCATTGACTTGGTTGGTAGATTTCTCAGGAATAACGGTAATCTGGTTACTTTTAGTCAATTCCTCAAAATTACTATTGACTTGGGCATTGACTTGGTTGGTAGATTTCTCAGGAATAACGGTAATCTGGTTACTTTTAGTCAATTCCTCAAAATTACTATTGACTTGGGCATTGACTTGGTTGGTAGATTTCTCAGGAATAACGGTAATCTGGTTACTTTTAGTCAATTCCTCAAAATTACTATTAACTTTCTTTGAAACATTAGTTTTGTTGAAAGTGAATAACTTAGAAGAGTTTAACATCAACCATTCTCTTAATTTTATATAAGCTTTAAAAAATGATAACCAAATTTTAGAAGATTTAAAAAATGATAACCAAACCTTAGAAGATTCTAAAAATAATAACCAAATATTTTGAATAATTTCAGCAATTACTGCTAAACGTTCCCACCCTATTATGGATATTAATAACAAGTATATGAAGATCCATAAAGGATTATTGAGCAGCCAGGAAATCGACACTAACAGGCATAGTAAGCTCGATAAAGGATGATTTAACATCCAGGCAATGAAAGGACGATTTTCCATCCATTGTTGTAAAGAGTTTACAATCACTTTTCGGATACTTTTTATTACAGAGTCACTAATTTGTTCGGATTGATTTAAGGTTTGATTGAGAGTGGCTTTAGCCTCTTGAGCCTTTTGAGTGGCAGAATCAGTGACATTACTTAATGTTTGACTTGCTTTTTCTGTCGTTTTTTGCCAGGAAAGGGTAGCTTGATTAAGAACATTAAACCTCTCACTTAATATACTTTGATTAACTGGTTGTTGTTCTATGACTATGCTTGGTTCTGAAAGGCTATCAGATTCATCAGATTCTTTAATGACATTTCTTTGAGATATATTTTTTTTCATCAAATCTGGATTAATTTGATTAGACATGGTAGAAATCCCTAAAAATTAATATCATCATTATCAATACCCGCGCTCCCGACATGATATTTTAGCATATCTACTGCTTATTCAGCAACGCCCTATAGATTTTGTCAGCAATTCCAAATTCAAACGGTAGGAACTGAAAAACCATGAAATTGCTGGTCAAATGTTTGATAAGGGACTTGCGTATAAATAAAATCCCAGCCATGCAATTGTCTTGTCGAAGGAGCAACCAAAGGATTGGTATAGTATTAAGCTGCAAGCGCCTACTCTGTCTCAGCGTCCGTTTAAAGTCTCCCAATACCCTATGGCGACTACAATCAAATTCTTTTAATTGTTGAGAATGTATCAGTGCATTCAAGGTTGGATTTCGCCATTGCCTTACGTCTGCTTCCCCGTGTCTCCTTCAGGCTTGGTTTCTTGCCTAGTTTTTGGCAATTATCGACTGCAAAGTTGGGTGGGTTGTTTAGACCACTACTATTATAGTAGCGGAATGTGGGCAATAAAGCAACTCCCGTGGCAAAAACAGTAATTTCCAAAGCTACCAGCGGATTCTGACCTCTGCTGACAGCAAAAGATGTGACAACTCCTGCTCCCAAAGCCGCAGTCACAGCAGCAGTAGCCCAATCTCGATCGGGACGTTTATCGTACATATTTTTTATCCTAAATAGCTGTTAATTTCAAAGCCAACTTGAATCGTGTAATTACAACTACCACTCTTGTCCTTGTTGCGGTGACAAAGGGCGGTTTTTTGCAATCAACCTTAAAGTTTTGCTAAAATTATTAACATATTATCATTAATTACATAAACTACATAAGTTTTAATTATCAAAATTAGAGTTTTGCTGTTTGGCTATAGGGCAATACGGTTTACTTAAGACTGTTCAGTCTATAAAATCATGTGAAAAATAAACACTGCGATTGCTTCGCGGGTACGCTCGCAATGACAAAAAAACTTTAAGTGAACCGTATTGGGCTATAGGGATTTAAACCTTTTGTCAGCTCAACTTTTATCTGAAAATTGGGATCTATTAAGAGCGATCGCACCCACAGTCTCAGCTTCTCAGAATAGGCTGCCAAAGATACTTAAATAAATTTAACTTGACTTATTGCTTAAGATGTGATGTTATACAAAAAACAAAAAAGACTCAGAAGGATTTGACTGTCTCTGGTCTAAAATCTAAAATCCAAAATCCAAAATCCAAAATCGATTTACTCGCCTTCTACTTTTTCGGTATTGCCGCCCTTGACCCAACCTTCGCGGTTGCCATCTTCCACTCGAATCCGCTGCCACTCTTTGTCCGGTGAATCTTCCAAAACTACGACTTTTTCTTTGTAACCAACACCGCCAATGCGGTTGGAGTCGCGGTTGGCACTATCCCGGAGAATTAAACCGATCGGCTGAGTGACTAAAGCTCGGTAAGTTCCAGGTTCCAGCGGTTTCGGAGACGAGGCATCGCTAGAGGTAGAAACAGGGCTGGCTTTGGCTGTTGACTTGGCCCCGGCGGCGATCTGAACTGCTGTTTTATCGTTAGGAAACACAGGTCTTTCGGGCGCGGTAGTTAGCTTGGCGGCAAAGTAAAGTGCAGCAGCTACGCTAGCGCCTGCCATTAGGACGATCGCTAGCAGAAAACCCACTAAAAACTTGAAAACGCTATAGACACTGTTCATATGAAGAAGGAAGAAGGAAGAAGGAAGAAGGAAGAAGGAAGAGGGAAGAAGGAAGAGGGAAGAAGAAAGACGGAAGACGGAAGAAGAAAGACGGAAGACGGAAGACGGAAGAAGGAAGAAGGAAGAAGAAAGACGGAAGACGGAAGACGGAAGACGGAAGACGGAATCGGGAATTGCGAATTGGGAATCGGGAATCGGGAATCGGGAAAATCGGGCTGGGTGGAATAGACTACGGGAGAAAAAAAAATTCAGCTTCTGGCGAATGCCGAATGCTGTCTGCACAATGTCTTCGTGAGACTATCCCTGAATCCGGCGGCTCAAACTGCCGTATCTAGAAGCAAGGCGAGCTTTTCCAGCAGCAGCCCAATCTTGCAAAAATTGGATTTGCTCGCTCGCCGTTCGGGCTAAGGGCACCATCTGACTCGCTGATTCTAAAATATCATCAGTAGTAAAGTCTCGATTTTGGCTAAACCCAATGTGCATGGCTTCAATCAAAGTTTGCTCGATTTCGGCTCCTGAAAAATCAGGAGTTTCGTAAGCCAAGCGCTCTAGATCGTAGTTTTTGATGCTGTGCGATCGCAACCGCAACAAATGTACCTCAAAAATCGCCCGCCGTTCCTCCTGACTTGGCAAACCTACAAAAAATATTTCGTCAAACCTGCCTTTTCTGAGCATTTCCGGCGGCAAAGACTGAATGTTGTTCGCCGTAGCGACGACAAACACCGGCGAAGTTTTTTCAGCCAACCAAGTAATAAAAGTCCCGAACACGCGGCTGGTTGTCCCCGAATCGCCTTTACCATCCAATCCCGAAAAAGCTTTGTCAATCTCGTCAATCCACAGCACGCAAGGCGCCAAGGCTTCCGCTAGCTGAATCATTTGTCTGGTGCGCGATTCCGATTCCCCGACTAATCCGGCAAACAAGCGCCCGACATCCAACCGCAGTAAAGGTAAATGCCAGTGGTGGGCGATCGCCTTTGCGGTTAATGATTTGCCTGTACCTTGAATTCCCACTAACAACAAGCCTCTGGGATGTGGCAAACCGTATTGCCGCGCGCGATCGGAAAAAGCACCACCGCGCCGCAGCAGCCATTCCTTGAGATTGTCCAAACCGCCGATATCGGAGATGTTTTCGCGGGCTGGGTAAAAGTCAAGAATTTGAGTTTGGCGGATGGTTTGGCGTTTTTCTTCTAAAATAAGTTCCGCGTCGTCGGGATGCAGTTCGCCTCTGGTGGCGATCGCCTTTGCCAAGACTCGGCGAATTCGTTCGATCGACAAACCTTGACAGGAGCGCACCATTTCGTCCAGCAAACGCCCTTCTATGACCTGTCCGGTAGCCCCTAACAGTCTTTCCACCTCAATTTTTATTTCCGCCGCCGCAGGCAGGGGAAACTCCAAAACTGTGATGACTTCGCTGAGGTCTTCGGGAATCGAAATTGTCGCAGACACGATGACAATATTTTTGGGCACAGATTTGAGGAGTCTCGCCAAATTCCGCAGCTTGCGGGAAATCGAGACATCTTCTAAAAACCGCTGAAAGTCTCGCAAAATAAAGATTGCTGGTGCAGAGGCGGGCAATTTTTCGAGAAACTCTAAAGCTTGTAGCGGGTTGCGCTTGCCAAAACCCGCATCGTTGGGATTGCCTTGGTAGCCATCTACAAAATCCCAGATGTAGACGGCGCGAGAACCCTGTTTTTTGGCGCATTGGGCGATCGCGACTTCTACGCGCTCTTCTTCCCGTGTGGGAATGTAGATTAGGGGGTAGCGCGATCGTAGCAGCAGTTCAAACTCGTCGCTAAAAATAGTCATTAGTTATTAGTCATTTGTCAGTTGGCAGTAGGCAGTTGGCAGTTGTCAGTTGGCCGTGGTAATTGGTAAATTGGTAATTAGTAATTAGTAATTAGTAATTAGTAATTGCCATTGAGAACTAAGGGACTTGCGTATAAATAAAATCTCAGCCATGCAATTGTCTTGTCGAAGGAGCAACAAACTGATTGGTATAGTATTAAGCTGGAAGCCCCTAATAACTGCCTACTAACAACTGCCTACTGACAACTGCCTACTGACAACTGCCTAAGGCAACTGCCGTTTAAGTGCTGCCAGAGATGCCCAGCGACTGTCCGATACAGATTCTGAGATTTCTGTCTCTTCTGCATCATTCTCATTTAAATCTATTCCCTGACATTCAACATCGCATAGCTGTTTGTGTGGCAGTTCCAAACACAATTGTTGGTACACCCAATCAGTCGGAGAGAAATAGCCTGTGGGAGATAAATTTTCCACCAAATCTTCTAAATCAACTTCAAATTCTCCTGAACTTGCATCAGGCTCACTCACTTTCTCTTCGAGCCAAATTATTTCCGATGATTGGATTTTTAAACGGTGATTGTATTGTTTCAGGCATCTGTGACAGCTAAGAGTCACAATTGTTTCAGCTTTCGCCTTCACATCGAGAAAATTCCCTTTGTGAGTAACTTGCAGTCGCCCCCGCACCGGAGTCAGAGTTTCTAAGTCGGGGATAATTTCTTCAAAATCAATTACCTCTTTCCGCTCAGTTTTTGTGAGTAGATGAGGGATATAAATTGTCTCCATAATCATCATCTTTCGCCGTTTTGTTATCCTGAACTCAAGGTAAAAGCCAGTCGATTTTAGATTTTAGATTTTAGATTGACTTCACAGATGAATCTGGGAGCTTAGCTTAAACAAAAGTCTAAAATTTGGCGATTTCCACACCTAGAGAGTCGGGGGCTTGTACCTGTTTTTGGGTGGGTCAAAAGTCAAAAGCCAAAAGTCAAAAGGAATAGCTCATTTTTGGCTTTTTCCTTTTTCCTTTTTTCTTTTTTCTTGTCACCGTCAGCGCAGACGCACTACCAAACGCCGATCGCTATCTTGTCCTTGACTGTAAGTTTCTATATCCTCACATTCGCTCAAAAAGCTGTGGACTTGACGGCGTTCTGCCGAAGAGAGCGATTTGAGTTCTACTTCCGCTCCCGTCGATCGCGCTTGCTCTGCTGCATATTCTGCCATCGATCGCAATTCTGCTTGTCGGCGGATGCGATAGCCGTTTAGTTCGACTGTATAAGCAATCGGTTCATCTGATTCGTGAGCGATGTTCGCAACTGTGTTGCAGAGGTACTGAATGGCATCTAGGACATTACCGTCTGGGCCAATTAATATCGCAACTTGTTCGGGCGTGAGATTGGTTTCATCTATTGTCATCCAATAGCAATCATCTTGCTGTTGGCCTACCACGTTAGAGGGAATTGCGGACAGTTTTAGCAATTCTTCTAACCATTGCTGTCCGCGCTGCATTTCTGAGTCTTTCATTTTAACAATCAAGCCTTTTTCTTAGTACGGCCCGGCTCGAAGGGAAGTGCATCTAATCCCTGTTCTTTTTTGGTTTTCGCCTCTGCTTCGTCCACGATTTTTTGGAGGTTTTCGGGCAGTGGTTCTCTGGACAAAATAAACGATTGAACTGTTTGGAAGATGTTCGCAATCAGCATATACATCAACACGCCAGCGGGGAGCGGGAAGAACAAAAACATCCCCGAAAATATTACAGGTGTCAGTTTGTTGACTGTAGCCTGTTGGGGGTTGTCGTTTGGCCCTTGTGCTTGTCCCGAAAGAGTTTGGTTGATGTACAAACTGATGCCGAAGCCGAGGATCATCACTAAAATATCCCAGTGGATTGTACCGTCTGAGTCGATCGCGCCCACGCGGCCTAGAGCTTCGATAAACAGGAATCCTTTGTTAGTAGCCAATCCGGGGATTGTGCCTTGAACTGTGGCTTCACCGGGCGCTAAAGCCACGATGTTGCCCTGTTCGTCTACCTTCACAAATTCTTCGCCTTTGATAACTTTCCAGCGGGGAACAAAGTCAACTTCGCTCTTGTTTTCGGCCGCTAAAGCTTCGAGAGGTTTGCCCTCTGGGGTCTTAAATTCAACCTTGGTTGTATCGCCGACTGCGAGTTTGTCACCTGCTGGAATCACGCCCACAACTGGAGCGTGAAATGTACCCGTCACGTAAATATTTTGTGGAGGCGTAGCAAAGGCTTGCGGTTGAACAGTTTCGATTTGTTCTTTCGGCAAAACTTGGACGTTGACGCTGTAATTTACATCAGAAAAAGGCGAACCCCTCAGCGTTGCAAACAGTGCAAATAGCACCGGCATTTGCAATACTAACGGGAAGCATCCTGCTAGAGGATTGCCAAATTCTTTGTATACTTTGCTCATTTCTTCCTGCTGTTTGGCAGGATTTTCTTTATACAGTTTTTGAATTTGATCTACTCGCTCTTTCATCAACGGCTGCGCTACTTTCATGCGCCGCATATTGCGAAGAGAGCCTGCATTTAGAGGATATAGAGCAAAGCGAATCACCAGCGTCAGAGCTACGATCGCTAAACCATAGCTTGGCACGATCCCGTAGAAAAAATCTAGGATCGGCAGCATGAGGTTGTTGGAAAGAAACGAGATACCAAAATCCATTCGCTTTGAGTTAATTTAGGTGCTCTTTGTTTGCTGTTGAGAACTATTTTTACCCGCTGAATGCGGGCCGTCTCAACTTTTAGGCTGTTGTCTCTATCTTAGGACATTGCCTGTCGATCGACCGCCCGCTACCTGGTTCTTGTAATGAGCAAAGCCAATACTGCTAATGACTTCAGCCTCTAATCAGGGTGAAAGCGGTGAGGTTATTTACCTGGAGTCGCGTTAGCTTTTTGAGCTGCTGCGGGAATTTTTTCGTTAATGTAGTCATACATTGCTCGAAATTTCGGAATCGATCGCAGTTCCAAGCGGCTGCCATTTTTCAGGGTCAGCACCATATCTCCGTAACTGCCGAAACCCCGAGGTACTGTGACGATTTTGACTATATCTGAGTAGATAACGTCTGTGCGTTCGCGCCCCATCCAACCGCTAGTTACGGATACTCGGCGGCTGGTAATCCGGTAGCGCAGCCACAGCGCCCGGACAAT
This genomic window contains:
- the yidC gene encoding membrane protein insertase YidC, with the translated sequence MDFGISFLSNNLMLPILDFFYGIVPSYGLAIVALTLVIRFALYPLNAGSLRNMRRMKVAQPLMKERVDQIQKLYKENPAKQQEEMSKVYKEFGNPLAGCFPLVLQMPVLFALFATLRGSPFSDVNYSVNVQVLPKEQIETVQPQAFATPPQNIYVTGTFHAPVVGVIPAGDKLAVGDTTKVEFKTPEGKPLEALAAENKSEVDFVPRWKVIKGEEFVKVDEQGNIVALAPGEATVQGTIPGLATNKGFLFIEALGRVGAIDSDGTIHWDILVMILGFGISLYINQTLSGQAQGPNDNPQQATVNKLTPVIFSGMFLFFPLPAGVLMYMLIANIFQTVQSFILSREPLPENLQKIVDEAEAKTKKEQGLDALPFEPGRTKKKA
- a CDS encoding SH3 domain-containing protein; translation: MNSVYSVFKFLVGFLLAIVLMAGASVAAALYFAAKLTTAPERPVFPNDKTAVQIAAGAKSTAKASPVSTSSDASSPKPLEPGTYRALVTQPIGLILRDSANRDSNRIGGVGYKEKVVVLEDSPDKEWQRIRVEDGNREGWVKGGNTEKVEGE
- a CDS encoding AAA family ATPase; amino-acid sequence: MTIFSDEFELLLRSRYPLIYIPTREEERVEVAIAQCAKKQGSRAVYIWDFVDGYQGNPNDAGFGKRNPLQALEFLEKLPASAPAIFILRDFQRFLEDVSISRKLRNLARLLKSVPKNIVIVSATISIPEDLSEVITVLEFPLPAAAEIKIEVERLLGATGQVIEGRLLDEMVRSCQGLSIERIRRVLAKAIATRGELHPDDAELILEEKRQTIRQTQILDFYPARENISDIGGLDNLKEWLLRRGGAFSDRARQYGLPHPRGLLLVGIQGTGKSLTAKAIAHHWHLPLLRLDVGRLFAGLVGESESRTRQMIQLAEALAPCVLWIDEIDKAFSGLDGKGDSGTTSRVFGTFITWLAEKTSPVFVVATANNIQSLPPEMLRKGRFDEIFFVGLPSQEERRAIFEVHLLRLRSHSIKNYDLERLAYETPDFSGAEIEQTLIEAMHIGFSQNRDFTTDDILESASQMVPLARTASEQIQFLQDWAAAGKARLASRYGSLSRRIQG
- a CDS encoding PH domain-containing protein translates to MGIREEVYYEGGPAPGDLIINLLLGLTVVGIPLAVGSIVRALWLRYRITSRRVSVTSGWMGRERTDVIYSDIVKIVTVPRGFGSYGDMVLTLKNGSRLELRSIPKFRAMYDYINEKIPAAAQKANATPGK
- a CDS encoding R3H domain-containing nucleic acid-binding protein, with protein sequence MKDSEMQRGQQWLEELLKLSAIPSNVVGQQQDDCYWMTIDETNLTPEQVAILIGPDGNVLDAIQYLCNTVANIAHESDEPIAYTVELNGYRIRRQAELRSMAEYAAEQARSTGAEVELKSLSSAERRQVHSFLSECEDIETYSQGQDSDRRLVVRLR
- a CDS encoding YceD family protein, yielding METIYIPHLLTKTERKEVIDFEEIIPDLETLTPVRGRLQVTHKGNFLDVKAKAETIVTLSCHRCLKQYNHRLKIQSSEIIWLEEKVSEPDASSGEFEVDLEDLVENLSPTGYFSPTDWVYQQLCLELPHKQLCDVECQGIDLNENDAEETEISESVSDSRWASLAALKRQLP
- a CDS encoding DUF559 domain-containing protein, with the translated sequence MSNQINPDLMKKNISQRNVIKESDESDSLSEPSIVIEQQPVNQSILSERFNVLNQATLSWQKTTEKASQTLSNVTDSATQKAQEAKATLNQTLNQSEQISDSVIKSIRKVIVNSLQQWMENRPFIAWMLNHPLSSLLCLLVSISWLLNNPLWIFIYLLLISIIGWERLAVIAEIIQNIWLLFLESSKVWLSFFKSSKIWLSFFKAYIKLREWLMLNSSKLFTFNKTNVSKKVNSNFEELTKSNQITVIPEKSTNQVNAQVNSNFEELTKSNQITVIPEKSTNQVNAQVNSNFEELTKSNQITVIPEKSTNQVNAQVKVPYEWSGMYFGSQVEIYIAQELDKRGVLFFSNLQGRFSQDGSPMTVANNLLNGRIELDFLVFHQGKCLILEIDGIHDQNKGHKEIDYARDRILLRKGITTVRFTAQECLNQPADVVSEFLLCVSEG